A region of Periplaneta americana isolate PAMFEO1 chromosome 16, P.americana_PAMFEO1_priV1, whole genome shotgun sequence DNA encodes the following proteins:
- the LOC138691920 gene encoding zinc finger protein 83-like isoform X2, which yields MDRIKVETEAEQLGLEPHDETYKTEEYQTVLEEGNLSHLELTGVKTECVDQSYDIKTDIKVEDTTPVPISFPVVKSEVDEGLLDVDRVEQEQKVKDEVLPGSILNNVEKRVTEEYANTEFEEDNLTQNSNYTPESSNFDDVNRNSFKCNICNEVFLTPQSLKLHSYIHATTKPFKCDVCGKCFSQLGNLKRHANIHTGERRSFKCELCGKCFSQLGHLKRHANIHIGGMTFKCEICGQSFSQLRYLKEHALVHTDERPFKCEVCGKFFSRLGYLKKHALGHTGDRKYKCEVCGKNFLNSVVLRNHSLIHTGERRYKCEVCGKCFLRLGDFQSHSRIHTGERPHKCDVCGKCFLRLRSFQNHVRIHTGEMPFKCDVCGKCFSQLRYLKRHEPIHKGDRELKCKVCGKCFSRLEDLRIHVLFHPDERPYKCEMCGKCFSRRRDLQDHVRIHTGEMPFKCDVCAKSFSQLRYVKRHARIHKSEKPFKCEVCAKCFSRAEDLHTHVLVHPDERPYKCKECGKCFTRTRHLEVHLRIHTGEMPFKCELCGKCFSQSRYVARHARIHKGERPVKCEVCGKSFSRVGELQIHVQIHADEMP from the exons atggatAGGATCAAGGTAGAAACTGAGGCTGAGCAATTGGGTTTAGAACCACATGATGAAACGTACAAAACAGAAGAGTATCAGACTGTATTAGAG GAAGGGAATTTATCGCATCTGGAATTGACTGGCGTGAAGACAGAATGCGTGGACCAGAGTTACGATATCAAAACAGATATAAAGGTAGAAGACACCACACCAGTGCCTATTAGCTTTCCTGTGGTGAaatctgaagttgat GAAGGTTTGTTGGATGTGGACAGAGTTGAACAGGAACAGAAAGTGAAGGATGAAGTGTTACCTGGCAG catTTTGAATAATGTTGAGAAGAGAGTGACAGAAGAATACGCCAATACTGAATTTGAAGAAGACAATCTGACACAGAATAGTAACTACACACCAGAGTCTTCGAACTTCGACGACGTAAACCGTAATTCCTTCAAGTGTAATATATGCAACGAGGTTTTCCTAACACCGCAATCTCTAAAACTCCATTCTTATATACACGCAACAAcaaagccattcaaatgtgacgtctgtggaaagtgtttctcacaatTAGGAAATTTAAAGCGACATGCAAATATTCACACAGGCGAAAGAAGGTCTTTCAAATGCGAGCtctgtggtaagtgtttctcacaGCTAGGGCACTTAAAGCGACACGCAAATATTCACATAGGCGGAATGACATTCAAATGCGAGATATGTGGGCAGAGTTTCTCACagttaagatatttaaaggaACACGCACTCGTTCACACAGACGAAAGGCCGTTCAAATGCGAGGTGTGCGGGAAATTTTTCTCACGATTGGGATATTTGAAGAAACATGCTCTCGGGCACACAGGTGATAGGAAGTACAAGTGCGAGGTGTGTGGAAAGAATTTTTTGAATTCGGTAGTTTTACGTAATCATTCACTCATACATACTGGTGAAAGGCGCTATAAGTGCGAGgtgtgtgggaagtgtttctTGAGATTGGGAGATTTTCAGAGTCATTCACGCATTCACACAGGCGAAAGGCCCCACAAGTGCGAcgtatgtggaaagtgtttcttaaGATTGCGGAGTTTTCAGAATCATGTACGTATCCACACTGGCGAaatgccattcaaatgcgatgtgtgtggaaagtgtttctcacaattaagatatttaaaaagacATGAACCCATTCACAAAGGCGATAGGGAATTGAAATGCaaggtgtgtggaaagtgtttttctcgATTGGAAGACTTACGGATTCATGTTCTCTTTCACCCAGACGAACGACCCTACAAGTGCGAGAtgtgtgggaagtgtttctcaCGAAGGCGAGACTTACAGGATCATGTACGCATTCACACTGGCGAAATGCCATTCAAATGCGACGTGTGTGCGAAGTCTTTCTCACAATTGAGATATGTTAAACGACATGCACGCATTCACAAAagcgaaaagccattcaaatgtgagGTTTGTGCAAAGTGTTTCTCACGAGCGGAAGACTTACATACTCACGTTCTTGTTCACCCTGACGAAAGGCCGTATAAGTGCAAGGAGTGTGGAAAGTGCTTTACACGAACACGACACTTAGAGGTTCATCTACGGATTCACACCGGCGAAATGCCATTCAAATGCGaattgtgtggaaagtgtttctcacaatCAAGATATGTAGCGCGACATGCACGCATTCACAAAGGTGAACGGCCAGtcaaatgcgaggtgtgtggaaagtCTTTCTCACGAGTGGGAGAGTTACAAATTCATGTTCAGATTCACGCAGACGAAATGCCGTAG